From Rhodothermales bacterium, the proteins below share one genomic window:
- a CDS encoding PfkB family carbohydrate kinase, whose product MIIGCLGEVIVDYIGIDGVGLADTRTFRQCPGGAAANVAVGLHALGLEAVVMSKVGNDPAGRFLRAELERAGVSPRFLAVDPTRPTRRAFIAYDAEGRRQVDIVHRQSADQTLALDEVAGAHFDALHVIGTAFLGEITGGTAAALADRVRAAGGWVSFDPNIPLDRISPEAQRRVVDFLGRVDVLFSGESEWGWIQAAAPSARFPLRILTRGRQGATLFAGPHRVEVPAPAAPCVDPTGAGDAFAAGVLAVWARSTPLLGMMTELDLRRAGDTGAQLAGRAIAEIGAPAYALKPPCNQVV is encoded by the coding sequence ATGATCATCGGCTGCCTGGGTGAAGTGATCGTTGATTACATCGGGATCGATGGCGTCGGGCTTGCGGACACCCGCACGTTCCGACAGTGCCCCGGCGGTGCGGCGGCGAACGTGGCGGTGGGGCTTCATGCGCTCGGTCTGGAAGCGGTAGTGATGAGCAAAGTGGGCAACGACCCGGCCGGCCGCTTCCTGCGCGCCGAGCTGGAGCGCGCCGGCGTTTCGCCCCGCTTCCTGGCCGTCGACCCCACCCGACCCACCCGCCGCGCTTTTATCGCCTACGACGCGGAGGGCCGGCGACAGGTCGACATCGTCCACCGCCAGAGCGCGGACCAGACGCTGGCGCTGGACGAGGTGGCCGGCGCCCATTTCGACGCCCTGCATGTGATCGGGACGGCCTTTCTGGGGGAGATTACCGGCGGGACGGCCGCCGCGCTGGCCGACCGCGTTCGCGCCGCCGGCGGCTGGGTGTCGTTTGATCCGAACATACCGCTGGATAGAATCTCGCCTGAAGCGCAGCGGCGGGTCGTGGATTTTCTGGGTCGTGTGGATGTGCTGTTCAGCGGGGAGTCGGAATGGGGATGGATCCAGGCCGCGGCCCCATCTGCTCGTTTTCCGTTGAGGATTCTGACCCGGGGCCGGCAGGGCGCGACGCTCTTTGCGGGGCCCCACAGGGTCGAAGTCCCTGCCCCCGCGGCGCCGTGTGTGGACCCCACCGGGGCCGGGGATGCGTTTGCGGCGGGGGTTCTGGCGGTATGGGCTCGATCTACCCCATTACTCGGCATGATGACCGAGTTGGACTTGCGGAGGGCCGGCGATACGGGCGCTCAACTGGCTGGCCGCGCCATCGCAGAGATCGGCGCGCCGGCGTACGCGCTGAAACCGCCCTGCAATCAGGTAGTCTGA
- a CDS encoding MFS transporter produces the protein MGTTPSSTLLSASEGSPPAFSRIAPYIGVFFVLGLAPAALGPTLPALAEQTGVTIKSIGFVFTARMVGYMLMTFIVGRLIDGRAGHPLIGGAIAIMAVIMLLVPVIHSLALLLPLLALHGSASAMADIGTNTLLLKTFRERVGPYLNGLHFCYGVGAFLSPILVAQAFGLTGHPLWAYWGIGLLAIPVALWVSRIPSPELTIRIPGHIEARPDRRTMVMLILFFFLYAGVEAGFSGWIYTYAIARGLATAETAAYLNSTFWGGLMIGRLLSVAISVRYLPRQILKVHLTWAFLSILLVAASTYVPVLVWIGSLSLGLAVSTIFPTALAFAERNIPLSGNVTSRFYLGSSVGSMTLPLLAGFLIETTGPEALLIVVGACALSCFADLLLIMRLWKIS, from the coding sequence ATGGGCACTACGCCCTCTTCGACCCTGCTTTCCGCGTCAGAGGGGTCCCCTCCAGCGTTCAGCCGGATCGCCCCCTATATCGGGGTTTTCTTTGTCCTGGGCCTCGCGCCTGCCGCCCTCGGGCCCACCCTGCCCGCGCTGGCCGAGCAGACGGGCGTGACGATCAAGAGCATCGGCTTTGTCTTCACGGCGCGCATGGTGGGGTACATGCTGATGACGTTTATCGTCGGCCGGCTCATCGATGGCCGCGCCGGCCACCCGTTGATCGGTGGCGCGATCGCGATCATGGCCGTGATCATGCTCCTGGTGCCAGTCATCCATTCGCTGGCCCTGTTGCTCCCCCTTCTGGCGCTCCATGGCTCGGCTAGCGCGATGGCAGACATTGGCACGAACACGCTGCTACTCAAGACGTTTCGCGAACGCGTCGGGCCCTACCTCAACGGACTCCATTTTTGTTATGGCGTCGGCGCCTTCCTCTCCCCGATCCTCGTCGCCCAGGCCTTTGGCCTCACCGGTCATCCCCTCTGGGCGTACTGGGGGATCGGGCTGCTCGCCATCCCGGTTGCTCTCTGGGTGAGCCGGATCCCGAGCCCGGAGCTAACGATCCGCATCCCCGGCCACATCGAGGCCCGGCCGGACCGGCGGACGATGGTCATGCTCATCCTGTTTTTCTTCCTCTACGCCGGCGTCGAAGCCGGTTTTTCGGGGTGGATCTACACCTACGCGATCGCCCGCGGCCTCGCCACCGCCGAAACGGCCGCGTACTTGAACTCGACCTTCTGGGGGGGATTGATGATTGGCCGGCTGCTGTCCGTTGCCATTTCCGTCAGGTACCTGCCCCGCCAGATCCTGAAGGTCCACCTCACCTGGGCGTTCCTCAGCATCCTCCTCGTGGCGGCCAGCACCTATGTGCCCGTCCTCGTCTGGATCGGCTCGCTGAGCCTGGGCCTGGCGGTGTCGACCATCTTCCCCACCGCACTTGCCTTCGCCGAGCGCAACATCCCCCTGAGCGGAAATGTAACAAGCCGGTTCTACCTCGGCAGCAGCGTCGGTTCGATGACGTTGCCGCTGCTGGCCGGCTTCCTGATCGAGACGACGGGCCCCGAAGCGCTGCTGATCGTGGTGGGCGCCTGCGCCCTGTCGTGCTTCGCGGACTTGCTGCTCATCATGCGCTTATGGAAGATATCATGA
- a CDS encoding ATP-binding cassette domain-containing protein yields the protein MIEVQGLTKTYGKERAVNAISFEVKKGEVLGFLGPNGAGKTTTMKVITCYLPPTEGTVVVDGLDVRTHGIDIRRRIGYLPEHTPLYHDMQVYDYLSFVASMRGVPATERNRRIGEMTDVCGLDTVLAKPIEALSKGYRQRVGLAQAMIHNPPIVILDEPTSGLDPNQIVEIRELIKAIGTERTVILSTHILTEVEASCDRVLIINKGSIEADGTPNELRTMYRGAQQIRFGVQHAGPAVATVLEAWPHARVTGHVVHDGETLFTLTSERPDDVRPELFRLAVDNGWTLTELHRNQANLEDVFRQLTTA from the coding sequence ATGATTGAGGTACAAGGACTCACCAAGACCTACGGAAAGGAGCGCGCCGTCAACGCCATCTCCTTCGAGGTAAAAAAAGGCGAGGTACTCGGCTTTCTTGGCCCGAACGGCGCTGGGAAGACGACGACGATGAAGGTCATCACCTGTTATCTCCCGCCCACGGAGGGCACCGTCGTCGTCGACGGGCTGGATGTGCGCACCCACGGGATCGACATCCGCCGGCGCATCGGGTACCTGCCCGAGCACACCCCGCTCTACCACGACATGCAGGTGTACGACTACCTGTCGTTTGTCGCCTCGATGCGGGGCGTGCCGGCGACGGAGCGTAACCGGCGTATCGGGGAGATGACGGACGTCTGCGGCCTGGACACCGTGCTGGCCAAACCCATCGAGGCGCTCTCGAAAGGCTACCGGCAACGTGTCGGGCTGGCGCAGGCGATGATCCACAACCCGCCAATCGTCATACTCGACGAGCCGACGTCCGGCCTGGACCCCAACCAGATCGTCGAGATCCGCGAACTCATCAAGGCCATCGGCACCGAGCGGACCGTCATCCTATCGACGCACATCCTCACGGAGGTCGAGGCCTCGTGTGACCGCGTTCTGATCATCAACAAGGGATCGATCGAGGCGGACGGGACGCCAAACGAGTTGCGGACGATGTACCGGGGGGCGCAGCAGATCCGCTTCGGCGTTCAGCACGCCGGCCCTGCCGTCGCCACCGTCCTCGAGGCCTGGCCCCACGCCCGCGTCACCGGCCACGTCGTCCACGACGGCGAGACCCTCTTCACGCTCACCAGCGAGCGGCCCGACGACGTGCGACCCGAGCTGTTTCGCCTCGCCGTCGACAACGGCTGGACGCTCACCGAACTCCACCGCAACCAGGCCAACCTGGAGGACGTCTTCCGCCAGCTCACCACCGCCTGA
- a CDS encoding ABC transporter permease subunit produces MHETWTLTKRELHAYFDSPAAYVVLSVFLLFTGWFFSNPLFIENVATLRSFFEFAPFIFLFFVPAITMSLFAEERRAGTLELLLTMPIRDWQIIFGKLLAATLLLTAALCLTLVYALTLSILGDMDLGGTVGGYLGLLLYGMTCVSIGLLASSLTRNQIVAFILGFAIIFVLFMLDKVTLFAPQALSGILQYLSLDYHYNNLLRGVIDTRDILYYLSVTAFACVLTAYNLARRPE; encoded by the coding sequence ATGCACGAGACCTGGACGCTGACCAAACGCGAACTCCACGCCTATTTCGACAGCCCCGCGGCGTACGTCGTTCTGAGCGTGTTTCTCCTGTTTACCGGGTGGTTCTTCAGCAACCCCCTGTTCATCGAAAACGTCGCCACCCTGCGTTCGTTCTTCGAATTCGCCCCGTTTATCTTCCTGTTTTTTGTGCCGGCGATCACGATGTCGCTCTTCGCCGAGGAGCGCCGCGCCGGCACGCTGGAGCTCCTTCTGACGATGCCGATCCGCGACTGGCAGATCATCTTCGGCAAGCTCCTCGCCGCCACGCTGCTGCTGACGGCCGCCCTTTGCCTGACGCTCGTTTATGCCCTCACGCTGTCGATCCTCGGGGACATGGACCTCGGCGGCACGGTCGGCGGCTACCTCGGGTTGCTGCTCTACGGGATGACCTGTGTGTCGATTGGCCTTCTTGCCTCTAGCCTCACGCGGAATCAGATCGTGGCGTTTATCCTGGGCTTCGCGATCATTTTTGTGTTGTTCATGCTGGATAAGGTGACCCTGTTCGCGCCGCAGGCGCTGTCGGGTATCCTGCAGTACCTGAGCCTGGATTACCACTACAACAACCTGCTGCGCGGCGTCATCGACACGCGCGACATCCTGTATTACCTGTCGGTCACCGCCTTCGCCTGCGTGCTGACGGCGTACAACCTGGCCCGCCGGCCGGAATAA
- a CDS encoding GldG family protein, with translation MKRDWNTRTALILIGLILVAVNLIGLQLFGRLDLTDDRVYSLSEASIEAVESLADPITITAFFTDNLPAPYSDNRRFLQDKLDDYRAYGGANVQYTFVDPVDDEELQQEAARYRIPPVQIQVYEQDNVQFKNAYMGVALLYGSKREIIPVFEDRATLEFDLTSAIRRLTQDAMPSVGFLTGHGEPAPAATMQQLYQQLNRNYERKSITIVDSTASLSERPDALVIVAPTDSFPESHLRALDSYVMDGGRLALLLNRIETNMQAGQAFELTTGIEGLLANYGVGLKGNLVMDEQNAPISIQRPMGTFMATQQIPYPFLPVVTNFNGNSMMVNRLGSTLLFFASTVDTSLALPPGATREILASSTTRSQLQEGFFMIQPGFPPEMNFSDGPFPLAAAYTGSFPSAYEAGRQSAPTRIVLVGDGDFINESIVGALPGNINFGLNMTDWLVQDDALLAIRAKSAEPRVLRETSESARGWIKYGNMLAPLLLLFGIGLYRWQKRRSRQIVLTS, from the coding sequence ATGAAACGCGACTGGAATACCCGCACCGCGCTGATCCTTATCGGGCTCATCCTCGTCGCGGTCAACCTGATCGGGCTGCAGCTGTTTGGCCGGCTCGACCTCACGGACGACCGCGTCTACAGCCTCTCCGAAGCCTCTATCGAGGCCGTTGAATCGCTCGCGGACCCGATCACGATCACCGCCTTCTTCACCGACAACCTGCCGGCGCCCTACAGCGACAACCGGCGCTTCCTGCAAGACAAGTTGGACGACTACCGCGCCTATGGCGGGGCAAACGTCCAGTACACGTTCGTCGACCCCGTGGACGACGAAGAGCTCCAGCAGGAGGCCGCCCGCTACCGCATTCCGCCCGTCCAGATTCAGGTGTATGAGCAGGACAACGTCCAGTTCAAAAACGCCTACATGGGCGTCGCCCTCCTGTACGGGAGCAAACGGGAGATCATCCCCGTCTTCGAGGACCGAGCGACGCTCGAGTTCGACCTCACCAGCGCCATCCGCCGGCTCACGCAGGATGCCATGCCCTCCGTCGGCTTCCTGACGGGCCACGGCGAGCCGGCGCCGGCCGCGACGATGCAGCAGCTCTACCAGCAGCTCAACCGCAACTACGAGCGGAAGTCTATCACCATCGTCGACTCCACCGCCAGCCTCAGCGAACGGCCGGATGCGCTCGTCATCGTCGCCCCCACGGACTCGTTCCCCGAGTCCCACCTGCGCGCCCTGGATAGCTACGTGATGGACGGCGGCCGGCTGGCGCTGCTCCTCAACCGAATCGAAACCAACATGCAGGCCGGCCAGGCCTTCGAACTCACCACGGGCATCGAGGGCCTCCTGGCTAATTACGGCGTCGGGCTCAAGGGCAACCTGGTGATGGACGAGCAAAACGCGCCCATCTCCATCCAGCGTCCGATGGGCACGTTCATGGCCACCCAGCAGATCCCCTACCCGTTTCTGCCCGTCGTCACCAACTTCAACGGCAACAGCATGATGGTGAATCGCCTGGGCAGCACCTTGCTGTTTTTCGCGAGCACCGTCGACACCTCGCTGGCCCTGCCACCCGGCGCCACGCGCGAAATCCTGGCCTCGAGCACTACCCGCAGCCAGCTCCAGGAAGGCTTTTTTATGATCCAGCCGGGCTTCCCGCCGGAAATGAACTTCTCGGACGGCCCCTTCCCGCTCGCCGCCGCCTACACGGGCTCGTTCCCGAGCGCCTACGAGGCCGGCCGGCAAAGCGCCCCCACCCGCATCGTCCTCGTCGGCGACGGCGACTTCATCAACGAGTCGATCGTCGGCGCCCTGCCGGGCAATATCAACTTCGGCCTGAACATGACCGATTGGCTCGTGCAGGACGACGCCCTGCTGGCCATCCGCGCGAAAAGCGCCGAGCCGCGCGTGTTGCGCGAGACCTCGGAAAGCGCGCGTGGCTGGATCAAATACGGCAACATGCTCGCCCCACTGTTACTGCTGTTCGGCATCGGGCTGTACCGCTGGCAGAAGCGCCGCTCTCGCCAGATCGTCCTCACCTCCTGA
- a CDS encoding DUF4340 domain-containing protein, with protein sequence MQQRQLLWLLGALVVLVGLAVLFGTFNKGASTLDLPTIVIPGDELTRIVITRDGEPFTFEKQAGVWQIVEPVTGKADSALVAQLTVNLSAIEVETVVSNSPDRYAEYGLGEREQQVDLIWNGGGATLLVGGIGPDPQTHYVRMATDPRVYLVRGRLSLPDDTDRWRDKTVLSIPPLTVQKAVVTGPDAGYELTLDASGWTLSIDGDEEPADSARVTAWLARFSPLVAIGFTRGAAAADIKTTATHQVHFSIPNAGTQTLWIENRETELAVTATGQDAALRLNYDQLGLLAPEASAFE encoded by the coding sequence ATGCAACAACGCCAACTTCTCTGGTTACTCGGCGCCCTGGTCGTGCTCGTGGGGCTTGCCGTCCTGTTCGGTACCTTCAACAAAGGCGCCTCGACCCTCGATCTCCCCACCATTGTCATCCCCGGCGACGAACTGACACGGATCGTCATCACCCGCGACGGCGAGCCGTTTACTTTTGAAAAACAGGCCGGCGTGTGGCAGATCGTCGAGCCCGTCACCGGCAAGGCGGACAGCGCGCTCGTCGCCCAGCTCACCGTCAACCTGTCGGCCATCGAAGTGGAGACCGTCGTCTCTAACAGCCCGGACCGCTACGCCGAGTACGGCCTGGGCGAGCGGGAGCAGCAGGTGGATCTCATCTGGAACGGAGGCGGCGCCACCCTGCTCGTTGGCGGCATCGGCCCCGATCCGCAGACCCATTATGTACGCATGGCCACCGATCCCCGCGTCTACCTCGTCCGTGGCCGCCTCAGCTTGCCCGACGACACGGACCGCTGGCGGGATAAAACGGTGCTGTCGATTCCACCTCTCACCGTCCAGAAGGCCGTCGTGACCGGCCCCGACGCCGGCTACGAACTCACCCTCGACGCCTCGGGTTGGACACTCTCGATCGACGGGGATGAAGAGCCGGCCGACTCGGCCCGGGTAACCGCCTGGCTGGCGCGTTTCTCACCGCTCGTCGCCATCGGCTTCACCCGAGGCGCCGCCGCGGCCGACATCAAGACCACCGCCACCCATCAGGTGCATTTCAGCATCCCGAACGCCGGCACGCAGACACTCTGGATCGAAAACCGCGAAACTGAACTCGCGGTAACCGCCACCGGCCAAGACGCCGCGTTGCGCCTGAATTACGACCAGCTGGGGCTGCTTGCGCCTGAGGCGTCGGCGTTTGAATGA
- the glmS gene encoding glutamine--fructose-6-phosphate transaminase (isomerizing): protein MCGIVGYIGHRQAQPVLIQGLQRLEYRGYDSAGIATINGALAVRKKKGKVSELVGALGAGGMEGTLGIGHTRWATHGFPSDVNAHPHVSGDGDFALVHNGIIENYQAIRERLTRQGYTFVSQTDTEALVHLIDDVRRETGLSLPQAMQQALTQVAGTYGIAIVSQSDPDLLLAARKGSPLILGVGEGEFFLASDASAIVEHTRQVVYLNDGEMVEVRRGGYQVRTIHNVPLEKEVHALEWDLEEIEKGGYPHFMLKEIMEQPTSLENCMRGRVLVDENRILLGGLIDVMDTLRAADRIIICACGTSWHAGLVGEYLIESLARIPVEVEYASEFRYRDPILRQGDVVLVISQSGETADTLAAVREAQQKGVPVLGICNAVGSTIARDTDAGVYLHAGPEIGVASTKAFTAQVLVLAMLALKLGEGRTLTPAAMAFHLRALAGLPDLVREVLKLDDEIRGLSAIYRYATNFLYLGRGYNFPVALEGALKLKEISYIHAEGYPAAEMKHGPIALIDRQMPVVFIALKDGTYDKVISNIEEVAARQGSVIAITEEGNHELDRLCEHVIFIPPCEPFLSPILASIPLQLLSYHIAVMRGCNVDQPRNLAKSVTVE, encoded by the coding sequence ATGTGTGGAATCGTCGGCTACATCGGCCACCGGCAGGCGCAGCCTGTTCTCATCCAGGGCCTCCAGCGCCTGGAATACCGCGGGTATGATTCCGCCGGCATCGCGACCATCAACGGCGCGCTCGCCGTCCGCAAGAAAAAGGGCAAGGTGAGCGAGCTGGTGGGGGCGCTCGGGGCCGGCGGGATGGAGGGCACGCTGGGCATCGGGCACACGCGCTGGGCCACACACGGCTTCCCGAGCGACGTCAACGCCCACCCGCACGTGTCGGGCGATGGGGACTTCGCGCTGGTACACAACGGTATCATCGAAAACTACCAGGCCATCCGCGAGCGCCTCACGCGGCAGGGGTACACGTTTGTCAGCCAGACCGACACCGAGGCGCTCGTCCACCTGATCGACGACGTCCGCCGCGAAACGGGCCTATCCCTACCCCAGGCCATGCAGCAGGCGCTGACGCAGGTCGCCGGCACCTACGGCATCGCCATCGTCTCCCAGAGCGACCCGGACTTGCTGCTCGCGGCCCGGAAGGGGAGCCCGCTCATCCTGGGCGTCGGCGAGGGGGAGTTTTTCCTGGCGTCCGACGCCTCCGCCATCGTCGAGCACACGCGCCAGGTGGTCTACCTGAACGACGGGGAGATGGTGGAAGTCCGCCGCGGCGGCTACCAGGTGCGAACCATCCACAACGTCCCGCTCGAAAAGGAAGTACACGCGCTGGAATGGGATCTAGAGGAGATCGAGAAAGGGGGTTATCCCCATTTTATGCTCAAGGAGATCATGGAGCAGCCGACGTCGCTCGAAAACTGCATGCGCGGGAGGGTGCTGGTCGATGAAAATCGGATTCTACTGGGCGGGCTGATCGACGTGATGGACACCCTGCGCGCGGCCGACCGGATCATCATCTGCGCCTGCGGCACGTCGTGGCACGCCGGCCTGGTGGGCGAGTACCTCATCGAGTCGCTCGCGCGGATCCCGGTCGAGGTCGAGTACGCGAGCGAATTCCGCTACCGCGATCCTATCCTCCGCCAAGGGGACGTGGTGCTGGTCATCTCGCAGAGCGGCGAAACGGCCGACACCCTCGCCGCCGTCCGCGAGGCGCAGCAGAAAGGCGTGCCGGTGCTGGGGATCTGCAACGCGGTGGGGTCGACGATCGCGCGAGACACCGACGCGGGCGTCTACCTGCACGCCGGCCCCGAGATCGGGGTGGCCTCCACAAAGGCGTTTACGGCACAGGTGCTGGTGCTGGCGATGCTGGCGCTCAAGCTGGGGGAAGGGCGGACGCTCACGCCGGCGGCGATGGCGTTCCACCTGCGCGCGCTGGCCGGCCTGCCGGACCTGGTCCGCGAGGTCCTCAAACTAGACGACGAGATTCGGGGCCTGAGCGCGATCTACCGGTACGCGACGAACTTTCTGTACCTCGGGCGCGGCTATAATTTCCCCGTCGCCCTCGAGGGCGCTCTCAAGCTGAAGGAGATCTCCTACATCCACGCGGAAGGCTACCCCGCCGCCGAAATGAAACACGGCCCGATCGCGCTCATCGACCGGCAGATGCCCGTCGTCTTCATCGCGCTGAAGGACGGGACGTACGACAAGGTGATCTCGAACATCGAGGAGGTGGCCGCGCGGCAGGGCTCGGTCATCGCCATCACCGAGGAAGGCAACCACGAGCTGGACCGCCTCTGCGAGCACGTGATCTTCATCCCCCCATGTGAACCGTTCCTGTCGCCCATCCTGGCTTCCATCCCGCTCCAGCTGTTATCTTATCACATCGCGGTAATGCGCGGCTGCAATGTGGATCAGCCGAGGAATCTGGCGAAGAGCGTGACGGTGGAGTGA
- a CDS encoding N-acetylneuraminate synthase family protein has translation MVVVMQAGVEDALIEAVIGRLSRFGFDVHRSSGVSQTVLGAIGVQPDFDVRQVQVLEGVAEVYRVTEPYKIASRTWRRGDTVIDIAGIEIGRDRVAVMAGPRVYENEAQLESTAALLVDQGVRFLRTGLLRPKKAAHSSEWPADDRLRQMRAVADTHGLHLVVEVSDQTLVSQAAAVADIFLIPSTGMQNEVLLMEAARAGKPVILQRGLAATIEEWLMAAEKILAQSNARVMLCEGGIRTFEQSTRHTLDLSSIPVVQAKSHLPVLADPSHGTGLRNKVTPMARAAVAAGAHGVLIDIYPDPPSALRDGPQALFFEQFVELMAQIRLIAAAVGRTVASPAR, from the coding sequence ATGGTTGTCGTCATGCAAGCCGGCGTTGAAGACGCGCTGATCGAGGCGGTCATTGGCCGGCTCAGTCGGTTCGGGTTCGATGTGCACCGCTCGAGCGGGGTGAGCCAGACGGTGCTGGGGGCGATCGGGGTGCAGCCGGACTTCGACGTACGCCAGGTGCAGGTGCTCGAGGGGGTCGCCGAGGTGTACCGGGTGACGGAGCCCTACAAGATCGCCAGCCGCACGTGGCGCCGGGGCGACACGGTGATCGACATCGCCGGCATCGAAATCGGCCGGGACCGGGTGGCGGTGATGGCCGGCCCCCGCGTATATGAAAACGAAGCCCAACTGGAATCCACCGCGGCGTTGCTGGTCGATCAAGGAGTGCGGTTTCTTCGCACGGGCCTCCTGCGCCCGAAAAAGGCCGCGCACTCGTCCGAATGGCCGGCCGACGACCGGCTGCGCCAGATGCGAGCCGTGGCGGACACGCACGGGCTCCACCTCGTTGTCGAGGTGTCGGACCAGACGCTCGTCAGTCAGGCGGCGGCGGTGGCGGACATCTTCCTGATCCCTTCGACCGGGATGCAGAACGAGGTGCTGCTCATGGAGGCGGCCCGCGCCGGCAAGCCGGTCATCCTCCAGCGCGGCCTCGCCGCGACGATCGAGGAGTGGCTGATGGCCGCCGAAAAGATCCTCGCCCAGAGCAACGCCCGGGTGATGCTCTGCGAAGGCGGCATCCGGACCTTCGAGCAGTCCACCCGGCACACGCTGGACCTATCGTCGATCCCTGTCGTTCAGGCGAAAAGCCACCTGCCGGTACTGGCGGACCCGAGCCACGGCACGGGCCTGCGCAACAAGGTGACGCCGATGGCCCGAGCGGCCGTCGCCGCCGGTGCGCACGGGGTGCTCATCGACATCTACCCGGACCCGCCCTCGGCCCTGCGCGACGGGCCCCAGGCCCTTTTCTTCGAGCAGTTCGTCGAACTCATGGCGCAGATCCGGCTCATCGCCGCGGCGGTCGGGCGCACGGTCGCTTCGCCGGCACGGTGA
- the lptB gene encoding LPS export ABC transporter ATP-binding protein, with protein sequence MKETTNRASAGPLVLRANNLVRRYKKREVVAGVSLEVGQGEIVGLLGPNGAGKTTTFYMIVGMVKPHAGQILLGDVDLSRVPMYKRARYGIGYLAQEASIFSHLSVEGNLHAVLEFQPIDRKARTHRVDALIEEFGLERVRKSKGYMLSGGERRRTEIARALASDPKFFLLDEPFAGVDPIAVEDIQSIVAGLKDRGIGVLITDHNVHETLAITDRAYLLYEGRILKQGTAEALAGDEEVRKRYLGEKFTLERYK encoded by the coding sequence ATGAAAGAAACAACCAACAGGGCGTCCGCCGGCCCGCTTGTGTTGCGCGCGAATAACCTCGTGCGGCGGTACAAGAAACGCGAAGTCGTCGCCGGCGTGAGCCTGGAGGTCGGCCAGGGGGAGATCGTGGGGCTGCTCGGGCCCAACGGCGCCGGCAAGACGACCACGTTCTACATGATCGTGGGGATGGTGAAGCCGCACGCCGGCCAGATCCTCCTGGGGGATGTGGACCTCTCCCGCGTGCCAATGTACAAGCGGGCGCGGTACGGCATCGGCTACCTGGCGCAGGAGGCCTCGATTTTTAGCCACCTGAGTGTCGAAGGTAACCTGCACGCCGTGCTCGAATTCCAGCCGATCGACCGCAAGGCGCGCACGCACCGGGTCGATGCGCTGATCGAAGAGTTCGGGCTGGAGCGGGTGCGGAAGTCGAAGGGCTACATGCTCTCCGGCGGCGAACGCCGGCGCACAGAGATCGCCCGCGCCCTCGCTTCGGACCCCAAGTTTTTTCTGTTGGATGAGCCCTTCGCCGGGGTCGACCCGATCGCCGTCGAGGACATCCAGTCGATCGTCGCCGGCCTCAAGGACCGCGGCATCGGCGTCCTCATCACCGACCACAACGTCCACGAAACCCTCGCCATCACCGACCGCGCCTATCTCCTCTACGAAGGCCGCATCCTGAAACAGGGGACCGCCGAAGCCCTCGCCGGCGACGAAGAGGTCCGGAAACGGTATCTTGGGGAGAAGTTTACGCTGGAACGCTATAAGTAG